GAACTCAGGATTTCCTGCCAAGGCGGTGGCGGCAATCGGAATGACCCGATTCTCGAATGCGTCGGGATAATTTGCCTCCGCCAGAAGTTCACTTGCCCGCTCAGGATCATAGCCATAACTGTCATCGAAGTTTTCAGTCAGATCGGGCACATAACCGTCGAAACGCGGGTCCATGGAAAAGACCGTCAGTGGTTCGGCACGACCTTCATACAGGATGTCGATCATCGCCTCGCGGTCGAGAGCTCGGTTCATGGCCTCGCGGATACGTACATCTTGCCAGGGAAGGTTGAGATCCTTGGCGGGGCCATCCGAATTCATGAACAACCCGGAAAACACCATCGCACTTTGCATGGATGCCTGTGCAGAACTGACAATTTCATTACCCTGAGCGACAGCATCGGCCTGCAACTCGCGCGGCAGACTGACGATATCGGCCTCCCCAGAGAGAAGCATGGCAAGCCGCGTCGCCGGTTCGCCAACGAAACGAAGTTCCAGCGAGTCGAAATCCACATCCACCCCACTCCAGTGGCCTTCCACCGGTGCGAATTTCAATGTGTTGCTCAGATCACGGCTAACATATGTGAACGGTCCGCTCCCGGCCGGATTCTCTGCATAACCCTCAAGACCCTCGGCCTCGAACTGTGCCTTGGAATAGATCAGCAAAACTGCACGTCCAGCATGCAGGAACAAGAAATCCGGTTCCGGGCTTGGCAGATCAAAGCGAACGGTATGTTCGTCCACTGCGGTGACGGTAGCGTCCCGCAAGGCCTGAATGCCGCTCAAACGAGAATCTTCACCGACATGCAACGCAGCGCTGTGCACCACATCTTCAGCTGTCACCGGTCCCCATCCATTGCTAAACTCCGCTTCAGGGTTGAGCTTAAACGTCCAGCTGGTGAAATCCTCATTGTGCTCCCAGGATTCGGCAAGACCGGAATTATCATATGCACCCGTCTCCGGATCGTTGCCGACCAACGATTGCATATGCGGTGGAATCAAACCACCAATCGTTTCCCAATACAGATTCGACTCCGCTGAGCCAGGATCAATGGCGACCACGACATTTTGCGCAATCGCACTGCTTGCCATAAGTGTAATAGCTGCGCCAGATATCAGCACTTTCCGAGCTGAAAAACAAAAGCCGAGCATACAGATTTCCTCCCGTCATATGTTCATTTATTTCGTAGCCGTTAGTAAATGCACCAGAACACCAGGCCGATGTTGGGAAAGCGCCACCCCGACTCTACGATCGCTTCGGTATATGTGTGGCTTACGAATACTAGCAGATACTGACACCCGCGATTGCTCCAAACAAAGACAATTCCGGTCTGTCACAATCGCAAAATAATATGACCTTCTCCTCAGATTGTTGTTCAGCGTAGTTGCGGAATTCTGCCCAAGTCGTGAAGTTTTCGGCATTACCTCTTGCGACTTTGATCAAGCATCAACGACTTTAGTTGTCGAAATACCTATTCGCTGTTTCACCGAAGCAAACCTCCGTGAACTTCGGTCCAGGCCGACTCTGGTGACTTTGCATCAATCAGTTGCGCAGTGATGCCCAAGGTAGGTTGCGGTCGCAAACTCACAGGAGGGTTAATCTCTAACCCTCTGCGAGTGGCGAATCTCCCCACGGCCCATGCGGCGCATCGACCCCGTCAAGACGCTGGAAGCTGTGGGCGCCAAAGAAATCCCGCTGTGCCTGAATGATGTTCGCGGAGGAGCGCCGGGTGCGCATGGCATCGAACCATGACAGGCCCGATGACAGCGCCGGAACCGCGATTCCGGTCCGCATGGCCGCGATCACCGTTTCACGCAGTGCCGCCTCGTGTTCCTGCAGAAGCGAGCGGAAGGGTTCGGCATGGATCAGACTCTCTCCCTCCGCGCCCTCAAGCGCCGTCGCCATGTCGTTCAGCATGTCCGATCGAATGATGCAGCCGGCTCGCCAGATCCGCGCGATGGTCGCCATAGGCAGGTCCCAGAAAAATTTTTCGGCGGCCACGCTCAGCATCTCGAAGCCCTGCGCGTAACAGAGGATCTTTCCAGCGATGAGCGCCCTCTCCAGGGTTTCCAGATCCAGTGCCCCCTCGGGCAGCGCCCGTGGCATCTGGCCGAAAACCTCCGCACCCTTTGCACGCTCGTCGGTCCGGGCGGAAATGTTTCGTGCCGCTACGGCGGCCTCGATCACCGGGACTGGCACCGCCAGGTGCTGCGCCTCGATCGCCGTCCAGCGTCCGGTGCCCTTCTGGCCGGCGGCGTCCCGGATCACGTCAAGCATCGGCGCCCCCGTGATCGGGTCGGTCGCGCGGGCCACCTTGCCCGAGATCTCGATCAAGTATGACGCCAGCGGTCCCCGGTTCCATTGCTCGAACACCCTGGCGATCCGGGTCGAGTCCTGCCCCATGCCGTCGCGCATCAGGCTGTAGGCCTCGGCGATCATCTGCATGTCGGCATATTCAATGCCGTTATGGACCATCTTCACAAAATGGCCCGCGCCGCCCTGCCCCATCAGCGCAGCGCAGGGCACCCCCTCGTATTTCGCCGAGATCGCCTCGAACAGGTGGCCCAGTCGCTGCCAGTGACCGGGCTGCCCACCCACCATGATCGATGGGCCGTGACGGGCTCCCTCCTCGCCCCCTGAGACCCCGATGCCGATGAAGTCAAACTCTTCATCTCCGGCGCGGCAGGTGCGGCGCTCGGTGTCGGCGTAATTGGCGTTACCGGCATCAATGATCACGTCTCCCGGCCCCAGCAGCGGTGCCAAGGCGTCGATCTGGGCATCCACGACCGGACCGGCGGGAACCATCAGGATGATCGCCCGGGGCGGCTTGATCGCGGCAACGAATTCCTCCAGCGTCGCGGTCGGAGTCAGCCGCTGGGCAAGCTCCCCGGCATTGGCGGTGAAATGCTCCGTTACCTCGCCGGTCCGGTTGTAGACGGTGATCGGGAAGCCATGCTCCGCAATGTTCAGTGCCAGGGCCCCGCCCATCGTGCCGAGCCCGATCAGCCCGAAATTCATAGTCTCATCCATACCCACCCTCGCTATCTCAAGGTAAACCGGCGACCGATCCGGCCCCCTGCCCTATTTGCCGTCAATCACCGATCAAAATGAATCTGCGCCTTGATCGCAGAACCGCGATCCGACGCGACCCTGAATGCATCTTCCGCATCGCCGAGATCCATGGCGTGCGTGATAAGCGGTCTTACATCCACGCGGCGCGAGATCATCGCGGTCACCGCCAGCGGAAACTCTTCGTGGAACCGGAACGAGCCGCGCAGGTCCAGTTCCTTTGAGGTCACCAGCATCATCGGCACCGGAATGTCGCCGCCAAGACCTAGCTGCACCACGATCCCGCGCGGTCGCATCGCGGCGATGGCCGGAGCGATGGCAGCGGCAGCACCGGTGCATTCAAACAGCACGTCAAAACTTCCCTTTCCCTCGGCGTAACATCCCACCCCATCTGGATTGTCTCCGGTATTCACAGTGATGTCGGCTCCGATCCGGCGCGCCATATCCAGGGTGAAACCGGACAGATCGGTCGCCACGATCTCTCCCGCCCCGGCCAGCCGGGCGGAAAGGATTGCAAGCAATCCGATCGGACCGCAGCCCGTCACCAGCACGCGCTTGCCCAGCAGGTCCCCGGCCCGTCGCGCGGCATGCAGGGTGACAGCAAGCGGCTCGGCCATTGCCGCCTCAGAGGGGGTAAGGTCGCCTGCGCGCACACATTGACTGGCATCGGCAACGAGTTCCTGCCGGAAAGCGCCCTGGATATGCGGGAACGGCATAGCAGAACCGTAGAACCGCATGTTCTCGCAGTGGTTCGGCAGACCCTGATGGCAGAACCCGCATGCGCCACAAGGCCGCGAGGGGGACACCGCCACCAGATCACCCGGAGCGATGCCGGTTACGCCGGCTCCGCATTCGATCACATGGCCCGAGACCTCATGACCGAGGACCATCGGCTCGCGCAATCGGACACTGCCGAAGCCGCCATGATTATAGTAGTGCAGATCCGAACCACAGATGCCGCCCACGGCGGTCCTGATCCTGATCTGTCCCGGCCCCAGGGCTTCGCTTTCCCATTCCTGCAGGCGCAGGTCACGGGGCCCGTGTATAACGACAGCTTTCATGTCACCCTCACAATACCGGTGTCGGCAGCGACTCACCTGCGAAATGCGCCGCGAGATTCGCCCGCATCAACTCTCCCATCGCCCTGCGGGTCTCGATCGTGCCCGAGGCCTGGTGGGGCTGGAGTAGCACATTGGGCAGTGACAGGAAGCGCGGATCTATCGTCGGCTCGTTCTCGAAGACGTCCAGCCCGGCCGCGCCGAGACGCTGCGCCTGTAAGGCCGCGATCAGTGCCTGCTCATCGATATTCGACGCCCGCGAGACATTGATCAGCACGCCTTCGGGGCCCAGAGCCTCGATCACTTCACGATTGACGATGTGCCGGGTCGCTGCCGAGGCCGCCAGCGCTACGAACAGGATATCGGAACGCCCGGCCAGCTCCACGGCATCAGGAACGAAAGTCCAGTCCGACGCATAAGGTTTTTCCGCGATATCGGAATATGCAATCTCCATGCCGAAACCCCTGAGCCTCTGACCGACCTCATGGCCAATACGGCCAAGCCCGAGAATGCCAGCGCGCCGCCCCCAGACCCGGCGTTGCAGCGGATAATTTCCGGCGCGCGCCCAATCCCCGTTACGCACCCAAGCCTCGGCGCCGATCATGCCCCGGCAGATAGCCAGCATCATCGCCACCCCGAGGTCAGCGACATCACCGGTCAGCACGTCCGGTGTGTTGGTCACCCGCACGCCACGCGCGCGGCACGCCTCCAGGTCGACGGCATCGTACCCCACCCCGTAGACAGAGATGAGCTCGAGATTGGGGCAGGCCTCGATCACCTCCCGGCTGGCGCCCAACTCGCCACGCGTGGCGATGGCGCGAACCTGATTTCCGCAATCCGACAGGAAGACGGATTTGTCGGCCGCCTCGTAGTAACTCCGAATATCATAAGCCTCGTTCAGCGCCTTTTCATCCCATTCGGGATATGCGCCCATTTGCAGTATCGTCGGTTTCATAATTTTCGTCTCCTTCGGCCGATAGGTGCCTGGCACCCGCAGCAGACCTATTGATGGTCCTGTGCTGCTTCCGCGACATCTTGCAGGCCGCTGTTTCCGCTCGTTGCGTTGAGAATTTTATTGACGATGCAGTCGATTGGCTGATCGATTTCCGTGCTGATCGCCCGTTCGTCCGGCTGCGGCGGCTCGAGCGTCGCAAGCTGGCTGCGCAAGAGCGAGGCAGGCATATAAGAATGCTGCCGATCCGAAACCCGCAGACCCAGCAAGTCCTCGGAACCGGTCAGATGCACGAACCACAGATCAGGTAGTCGCGACATCCGACGTAACCTGTCGCGATAGGTCCGACGCAGTGCCGAACAACCCAGCACCAGCCCGTTTGGAGCATTCCTCATCGCGTCGCCGCAGCGGTCGAGCCACGGCCAACGATCGGCATCGTCAAGCGGCAGGCCCTGCCGCATCTTTTCGACATTCCGTGCCGGATGCAGGTCGTCTCCATCCAGATAGATAAGCCCGACATGTCGGGCGACTGCCGTGCCGACGGTGGTTTTCCCGCAACCGGAAACGCCCATCAGCACCATATGCAGCGGTTCAGAGAGAGACACTGATCGCCCCATCGACATAGAGAACATGCCCGTTCACGAAACTTGAGGATTCGGAGGAAAGAAACACGCAAGCCCCGACAAGCTCTTCGGTCCTGCCCCAGCGTCCGGCCGGGGTCCGCTTGCCGAGCCAGGCCGAAAAATCGGGATCGGCCACCAGCGCGGCGTTGAGCGGAGTCTCGAAATAACCTGGCGCGATCGCGTTGCAGTGCAACCCGTGACATGCCCAATCCGTTGCCATTCCCTTGGTCAGATTGCCCACGGCACCTTTCGTCGCGGTATAGGGTGCGATACCAGGGCGGGCGAGCGCGGTCTGCACCGAACAGATATTGACGATCTTGCCCGCACCGCGGCCGATCATGTGCCGCGCGACCGCCTGCCCGACATGGAAGACAGAGGCGATATTGGTCTGCAGCAATGCCTCGAAGCGTTCGGCCGGAAAATCCTCCAGCGGGGTGCGATGCTGCATCCCGGCATTGTTCACCAGAATGTCTATCGCCCCCTTGTCGTGCTCGAAGTCATCGATCGCTTTTCGGACATCGTCATGCCGGGTCACGTCGAACACCAGCGTAGAGATTTCCGCCTCGGGGACCTCCTCGCCAAGTGTCCGGGCCGCTTCGGTGACACGCTTGGCATCACGCCCGTTAAGGATGACCGCCGCTCCCGCCTGCGCCAGGCCCCGCGCCAGCGTGAATCCGATCCCCTGAGATGAGCCGGTCACCAGGGCCCGCTTGCCCGAAAGGCCGAACATCTCGTGAAGAAAGTTCTGTCCTGCGTTCATCACGTTACCTCTTTCCGAAAAATTCCTGACCAATACGCATTCAGCGTAGTGCCTTGCAGGCCCGTTCTATGCGGTCGCAACCTTCTTCAAGGATTTCCTTCGAGGTGGCCGTGGACAGCCGGAAATACGGTTCCAGACCGTAGGCCGCGCCGTGAATCGTCGCCACACCCGCGCTTTCAAGCAGATAGATCACGAAATCCAGATCGGACTCGATCTTCTTCCCTTCGGGAGTCGTCTTTCCGATCACCCCACTGCAGTTGGGATAGAGATAGAATGCCCCGTCCGGTTTGACGCAGCTCAGCCCCTCGATGGCGTTCAGCCGCTCCCACGCCCGTTCGCATCGCTCACGATAGACCTCGACTGTCTCAGTTACTGTGGCCTGGTCTCCGGTCAGCGCGGCCGCGGCCGCGGCCTGGCTGATCGACGATGGACAAGAGGAGGATTGCGATTGCAGTTTATTGATCGCGTCGATCAGGTCCTTCGGCCCAGCACCATAACCGATGCGCCAGCCGGTCATCGCATAGGACTTGGAGACGCCATTGACCACAAGCGCCCGGTCGGCGAGTTCGGGCACAACCGAAACGATGCTGCACGCTGGAAAATCTGCATACCAGATCCGGTCATAAATCTCGTCGCACAGCACCAGCACATGCGGATGGCGCCCGAGGACCTCACCCAGTGCCTTCAGTTCTTCGGCAGTATACGCTACTCCCGTGGGGTTGGAGGGAGAGTTGAGCACGACCCAGCGTGTCGCAGGCGTGATCGCGTCTGCTAGCGCCTGCGGCGTCAGCTTGAAGCCCGTGTCTTCGCCGCAGCGCAGGATCACCGGCGTTCCGCCATTGGCCACGACCATATCGGGATAGGAAACCCAGTAAGGGGCAGGAATGATTACCTCATCCCCCTTTTCAACTGTCGCAGTCAGGGCAAGAAACAGGATCTGCTTCGCACCGCCGCCAACGCAAATCGTATCGAGGGCGCATTCGATGCCAAGGCGTGTCGCATAATCCTGCTGGATCGCCTTGCGTAAAGCAACTGTTCCATTAACCGGAGTATATTTCGTATCACCATCGCGGATCGCCTCTATGGCGACGTTCTTGATACTGTCCGGCGTATCGAAATCCGGCTCTCCCACCGTCAAGTCGACGATATTGCGGCCGGCCGCCTTGAGATCACGGGCTTTCTGTGCGGCCGCCGTACTGGGCGAGACGCGGATGTTGGTGACGCGACGGGCAAGTTTGACGCTGCTCAAGGCAACCTCCATTGATAGAATTTTCTGAGATCTTCGCGGCTCTTGGCCGCGCACGGATTTCCGCTGCAGCGAAACCAATGCACCCAGCGGAAAGCCCTACAGATCCGTCGTCAACCCTTTGGCTTTTAGCACTGCTTCAAGATTACAGACGTCAATGATCGTGCGACCGGATTTATAGGCCTCTATATATCCCGACTCGGCTTCTTCGCGCGCCGCTGATTTCCGGGCTACCTCGGCAGCATCTTCCTTGCGCACAGTAACCAGACCGTCCGCGTCACCGCGAATGACGTCTCCCGGACGGATTTCCTGACCGCCGACAATGATGTTGCCGTTTACTTGTCCAAGCGTCTCTTTGACCGTGCCCCTGATACACACGCTGAGCGAGAAGACCGGCAGCCCCAGCTTGATGAGATCCGCTGTATCGCGAACGCCGGTATCGGTCACGACCCCCGCGATCCCTTTGGCGACACAGGCATTGCCCAAAACGTCGCCGAAGCTGCCCGCTTCCTCGTATTCCCCGGCAGAAACAACGATGATATCGCCGGCTTGAGCATAGTGAATGGCAAGCTGTAGCATGATGTTGTCTCGCGGCGCGCTTTCGACCGTGAACGCCGGACCGCAAAGCGACATGCTCCTGTCGATCGGCTTGATGCGGGAACTCAAAGCGCCAAGCCGCCCCTGCGCCTCGTGGATGGTTGCGCTGCCAAAGCGGGACAACGCCTCCACATCCTCACGAGCCGCGCGTTCGATCCTGGTAATGATATGGGGCATCTCAACCTTCCTTTGTCCGATGGGCCGATGCACGGGCTGATCAATCAGCGCCGCACCTGTTCACAGGCAACATAGGAAGGTGGATGTCTGAAGGATAACAGTCTCTGCATCTGATGTAATCGGGTTTCGCTATGTCACCCCGTTTGTCATCCGAAACGACTCTGACATCATTAGATTCCCCGGATGCTAGGTTGGCGGCAGGACGAAAAACTCATGTAACGGACATCCACAGATAATATGCCGATAGCCGTCGACGACCTGATATCGAAAATGCAATGGGCAGCAGCCAGCGGCCTTGCCGAATTGAGCCTGGACACCAAAAGCAGCAGGATGACAATTCTGCGGGAAAATGCGTCTGGGCAGGCGGGAACACAAATCCAGACCGAACCGCCAGTCGCTTCGACCGTCGAATTCACCGAGGAAAACGCCGGCGCCGGTTCAATAACCGCCCCGCTCTCCGGGATATGTTACCTGGCCCCCGATTCTGGCACCTCCCCCTTTATTTCAATTGGCGCCCGGATTGCCGAAGGCGAAACGCTTTGCGTCATCGAGGCGATGAAGGTCATGACCCCGGTTACTGCCTCTGCGGAGGGTATCGTCGAGGCAATCCTGGTCGAGGACGGCGCATCCGTCACGACAGGTGATCCATTGGTGAGGATTCGCTGATGGCAGAGATCGACAAAGATATCGTCCTCATCGCCAATCGCGGCGAGATTGCCCTGCGCATCATTCGTGCCTGCCGTCGCCTGGGCTTGCGCGCCGTCTGCGCCTATTCCGAGGGAGACAGGGGTGCCGCCTATCTGGACCTTGCGGATCAGGCGATTTGTGTCGGCCCCGCGCCGGCCATGAACAGCTATCTTAACATCCCTGCCCTATTGGCGGCGGCCGATGCGACCGGAGCGGGTTTTATCCATCCGGGCTATGGCTTTCTATCCGAAAGCCCGGAATTCGCCGAAGCAGTCAGGGATGCTGGTCTCACCCTCATTGGTCCCAGTGCTGATGTAATGCGGATGATGGGCGATAAGGTGCAGGCCAAGCGCGCCATGATGACCGCCGGCGTTCCCTGCGTGCCCGGACCCGACAGTGTTCTGAGCGGCGATCTGCCCGAGATTTCCCGGGTCGCAGAAGAGATCGGCTATCCGGTCATCCTCAAGGCCGCCGGAGGCGGTGGAGGGCGCGGAATGCGCATGGTGCGGCAGCAATCCGAATTGCGCGACGCCTATATGGTGACACGGCAGGAAGCGCAGCGTTTCTTCGGCAATCCCGGAATCTACATGGAGAAGTTCCTCGAGAGACCGCGGCATGTCGAAATACAGGTCATCGCTGACAGTCATGGCAATGCCCTTTGGCTGGGTGACCGAGACTGCTCGATGCAACGACGTCACCAGAAGATGATAGAAGAAGCCCCTGCCCCCGGCATCGACAGGGATCATATCGCCGAGATCGGCGCCCGCTGCGCCGAATCCTGTCGCGAGATCGGCTATACCGGCGCAGGAACCTTCGAGTTCCTCTATGAGGACGGACAGTTCTATTTCATCGAAATGAACACCCGTATCCAGGTCGAACATCCGGTGACGGAAATGGTAACCGGGCTTGATATCGTCGCCCTGCAGATCGACGTGGCGCGCGGCGGGCAACTGCCATATTCGCAGGCGCAGATCCACAGTATCGGCCACGCCATCGAATGCCGGATCAATGCCGAGGATCCCGACAGCTTCGCGCCCAGCCCCGGTCGGATCACGGCAATGCATGTTCCCGGCGGACCGGGTATCCGGATGGATAGTCATGTCTGTGCCGGCGAAGCCATTCCGGCCAGCTATGATTCGATGATCGGCAAAGTTATAGCGCATGGCCGAAATCGCGCAGAGGCGCTTGCCCGCGCCAGAAGCGCCCTGTCCGAAATGCGGATCGAGGGCGTGGCGAGCAATTTGCCCCTGCATCGTGAATTGCTGGCCGATCCCGGATTCCGCGAGGGCGGCGTCAGCATCCATCACCTCGAAAACTGGCTAGCGGCAAGGGAGAAATCAGATGGCTGATACCGGACTCTCATTCATCGGCAGCCGGGCATTGCTGTTTCAAGCACGTTGTTCCTTTGATTTACCTCATCAGCAACGTTTCTGGGCGCTCGCAGACGAGGCAGCCAGTTGGGCAGAGGTGCGCGAGGCCGTCCCGGGAATGACTAATCTCACCTTGTTGCTGCACCATGTCCCAACGAATGTCGACGATATCTGCAACAGATTGAACAGCCTCTGGAACAGCGGTGTCCGAAAGGAAGTCGCCGGAACGCTACTGGAAATCGACATCACTTATGGCGGCCCGGGTGGTCCACATCTGGAAGAGGTCGCAGAACTGACCGGTCTCAGCGTTAGCGAGGTCATTCAACGGCATTCGGAACCGGAATACACCGTTTTCGCCGTGGGCAGCCATGCGGGATATTGCTACCTGGGGGGCCTCGATCCGCGACTCGAAACCCCTCGTCGCAAGGTTCCGCTGACCCATCTGCCGGGCGGTTCACTGTCGGTGGCGGGGCTGCAAACCGGTGTTTCGGCTTCGGCGGGACCAAGCGGCTGGAACACAATCGGCTCAGCCGATGTCACCTTCTTCGATCCGCATCGCCAGCCTGCGGCCTTGTTGCGACCGGGCGACCGTATCCGGTTCAATCCTGCGGAGGTGCTGGCATGATCGAGATTCTCGCGATACCGCCGTTGGCCACTGTACAGGATCTTGGCCGGGAGGGTCACTGGTCTCAAGGTCTTGGACGGGCCGGAGCAATGGATGGGTTGGCACATCGCGCCGTCAATCTGTTGCTGGACAATGACGAAACAGCAGCGACGGTCGAAATCCCGCTGCCGCCGGCACGCTTCCGTTTCGGTGCACGACAGGCATTTGCGATTGCCGGGGCCGCATGTGGAGCAACGTTGGCGGGCCGCATGCTGCCACGTATCTGGGCGGGAACAGCCGAGGCCGGAGACGTGCTGGAACTTGGCGCAATCACGCAGGGAGCGCGTATCTACCTTGCACTGCCCGGAGGGATCGACGTGCCCGAAATGTTGGGGTCGCGCAGCACACAGTTGCGCGAGGCCTTCGGAGGTCACGAGGGTCGGGTATTGTCTCCGGGCGACATCCTGAACCCCGCGAGCGCCGCAGAAATAGAGTTTCCGCAGGGAGGGCTGAGCCTCACCCTGCCGCCACTGCGCGCGCCCGGTCAGGACGATATCACGCTGCGGGCGCTTCCCTCGACGGAGCATGACAGCTTTACCAAAGAGGCGCTGCTGGCCTTCTGGTCCACGCCCTATGAGATAACTCGGCAAAGCAACCGGCAGGGTTATCGCCTGGAAGGCGCAGCCCTCTCGCGCGAAAACACCGGAGAATTGCGTTCTCACGGGATTGTTCCGGGTATCGTGCAGGTTCCCGGCGGTGGTCAACCCATCATCCAGCTTGCCGATTCCGCCACCATGGGAGGCTACCCAAAGATCG
This region of Paracoccus saliphilus genomic DNA includes:
- a CDS encoding ABC transporter substrate-binding protein, with amino-acid sequence MLGFCFSARKVLISGAAITLMASSAIAQNVVVAIDPGSAESNLYWETIGGLIPPHMQSLVGNDPETGAYDNSGLAESWEHNEDFTSWTFKLNPEAEFSNGWGPVTAEDVVHSAALHVGEDSRLSGIQALRDATVTAVDEHTVRFDLPSPEPDFLFLHAGRAVLLIYSKAQFEAEGLEGYAENPAGSGPFTYVSRDLSNTLKFAPVEGHWSGVDVDFDSLELRFVGEPATRLAMLLSGEADIVSLPRELQADAVAQGNEIVSSAQASMQSAMVFSGLFMNSDGPAKDLNLPWQDVRIREAMNRALDREAMIDILYEGRAEPLTVFSMDPRFDGYVPDLTENFDDSYGYDPERASELLAEANYPDAFENRVIPIAATALAGNPEFGLMAELAQSLFADVGLQTEIREMDWPTLQNARVGFTADFVHPMRNAPVRPNAIGVLASHTTHLSPAYSIGSPELDEMGAELVETKEPAERANIVENMFTYVFDNYAHMPIATVSAEVVINPERVKGWQFPGASSSGFSHFHLIDTVE
- the gndA gene encoding NADP-dependent phosphogluconate dehydrogenase, which translates into the protein MDETMNFGLIGLGTMGGALALNIAEHGFPITVYNRTGEVTEHFTANAGELAQRLTPTATLEEFVAAIKPPRAIILMVPAGPVVDAQIDALAPLLGPGDVIIDAGNANYADTERRTCRAGDEEFDFIGIGVSGGEEGARHGPSIMVGGQPGHWQRLGHLFEAISAKYEGVPCAALMGQGGAGHFVKMVHNGIEYADMQMIAEAYSLMRDGMGQDSTRIARVFEQWNRGPLASYLIEISGKVARATDPITGAPMLDVIRDAAGQKGTGRWTAIEAQHLAVPVPVIEAAVAARNISARTDERAKGAEVFGQMPRALPEGALDLETLERALIAGKILCYAQGFEMLSVAAEKFFWDLPMATIARIWRAGCIIRSDMLNDMATALEGAEGESLIHAEPFRSLLQEHEAALRETVIAAMRTGIAVPALSSGLSWFDAMRTRRSSANIIQAQRDFFGAHSFQRLDGVDAPHGPWGDSPLAEG
- a CDS encoding L-idonate 5-dehydrogenase; protein product: MKAVVIHGPRDLRLQEWESEALGPGQIRIRTAVGGICGSDLHYYNHGGFGSVRLREPMVLGHEVSGHVIECGAGVTGIAPGDLVAVSPSRPCGACGFCHQGLPNHCENMRFYGSAMPFPHIQGAFRQELVADASQCVRAGDLTPSEAAMAEPLAVTLHAARRAGDLLGKRVLVTGCGPIGLLAILSARLAGAGEIVATDLSGFTLDMARRIGADITVNTGDNPDGVGCYAEGKGSFDVLFECTGAAAAIAPAIAAMRPRGIVVQLGLGGDIPVPMMLVTSKELDLRGSFRFHEEFPLAVTAMISRRVDVRPLITHAMDLGDAEDAFRVASDRGSAIKAQIHFDR
- a CDS encoding 2-hydroxyacid dehydrogenase, which codes for MKPTILQMGAYPEWDEKALNEAYDIRSYYEAADKSVFLSDCGNQVRAIATRGELGASREVIEACPNLELISVYGVGYDAVDLEACRARGVRVTNTPDVLTGDVADLGVAMMLAICRGMIGAEAWVRNGDWARAGNYPLQRRVWGRRAGILGLGRIGHEVGQRLRGFGMEIAYSDIAEKPYASDWTFVPDAVELAGRSDILFVALAASAATRHIVNREVIEALGPEGVLINVSRASNIDEQALIAALQAQRLGAAGLDVFENEPTIDPRFLSLPNVLLQPHQASGTIETRRAMGELMRANLAAHFAGESLPTPVL
- a CDS encoding gluconokinase, encoding MSLSEPLHMVLMGVSGCGKTTVGTAVARHVGLIYLDGDDLHPARNVEKMRQGLPLDDADRWPWLDRCGDAMRNAPNGLVLGCSALRRTYRDRLRRMSRLPDLWFVHLTGSEDLLGLRVSDRQHSYMPASLLRSQLATLEPPQPDERAISTEIDQPIDCIVNKILNATSGNSGLQDVAEAAQDHQ
- a CDS encoding SDR family oxidoreductase encodes the protein MNAGQNFLHEMFGLSGKRALVTGSSQGIGFTLARGLAQAGAAVILNGRDAKRVTEAARTLGEEVPEAEISTLVFDVTRHDDVRKAIDDFEHDKGAIDILVNNAGMQHRTPLEDFPAERFEALLQTNIASVFHVGQAVARHMIGRGAGKIVNICSVQTALARPGIAPYTATKGAVGNLTKGMATDWACHGLHCNAIAPGYFETPLNAALVADPDFSAWLGKRTPAGRWGRTEELVGACVFLSSESSSFVNGHVLYVDGAISVSL
- a CDS encoding aspartate transaminase, with product MSSVKLARRVTNIRVSPSTAAAQKARDLKAAGRNIVDLTVGEPDFDTPDSIKNVAIEAIRDGDTKYTPVNGTVALRKAIQQDYATRLGIECALDTICVGGGAKQILFLALTATVEKGDEVIIPAPYWVSYPDMVVANGGTPVILRCGEDTGFKLTPQALADAITPATRWVVLNSPSNPTGVAYTAEELKALGEVLGRHPHVLVLCDEIYDRIWYADFPACSIVSVVPELADRALVVNGVSKSYAMTGWRIGYGAGPKDLIDAINKLQSQSSSCPSSISQAAAAAALTGDQATVTETVEVYRERCERAWERLNAIEGLSCVKPDGAFYLYPNCSGVIGKTTPEGKKIESDLDFVIYLLESAGVATIHGAAYGLEPYFRLSTATSKEILEEGCDRIERACKALR
- a CDS encoding 4-carboxy-4-hydroxy-2-oxoadipate aldolase/oxaloacetate decarboxylase, producing MEALSRFGSATIHEAQGRLGALSSRIKPIDRSMSLCGPAFTVESAPRDNIMLQLAIHYAQAGDIIVVSAGEYEEAGSFGDVLGNACVAKGIAGVVTDTGVRDTADLIKLGLPVFSLSVCIRGTVKETLGQVNGNIIVGGQEIRPGDVIRGDADGLVTVRKEDAAEVARKSAAREEAESGYIEAYKSGRTIIDVCNLEAVLKAKGLTTDL
- a CDS encoding acetyl-CoA carboxylase biotin carboxyl carrier protein; protein product: MTILRENASGQAGTQIQTEPPVASTVEFTEENAGAGSITAPLSGICYLAPDSGTSPFISIGARIAEGETLCVIEAMKVMTPVTASAEGIVEAILVEDGASVTTGDPLVRIR
- the accC gene encoding acetyl-CoA carboxylase biotin carboxylase subunit, which translates into the protein MAEIDKDIVLIANRGEIALRIIRACRRLGLRAVCAYSEGDRGAAYLDLADQAICVGPAPAMNSYLNIPALLAAADATGAGFIHPGYGFLSESPEFAEAVRDAGLTLIGPSADVMRMMGDKVQAKRAMMTAGVPCVPGPDSVLSGDLPEISRVAEEIGYPVILKAAGGGGGRGMRMVRQQSELRDAYMVTRQEAQRFFGNPGIYMEKFLERPRHVEIQVIADSHGNALWLGDRDCSMQRRHQKMIEEAPAPGIDRDHIAEIGARCAESCREIGYTGAGTFEFLYEDGQFYFIEMNTRIQVEHPVTEMVTGLDIVALQIDVARGGQLPYSQAQIHSIGHAIECRINAEDPDSFAPSPGRITAMHVPGGPGIRMDSHVCAGEAIPASYDSMIGKVIAHGRNRAEALARARSALSEMRIEGVASNLPLHRELLADPGFREGGVSIHHLENWLAAREKSDG